The following are encoded in a window of Diorhabda sublineata isolate icDioSubl1.1 chromosome 5, icDioSubl1.1, whole genome shotgun sequence genomic DNA:
- the LOC130443776 gene encoding uncharacterized protein LOC130443776 isoform X4, which translates to MLAVLLCCIMKLVEISSGKSPVNVTPTGKRRKRFIRKRKGKGMTEVGVIRGSPDSDCNSNHHGSSSYLSNTSSQDIDFIQDNSDYQWFIDYGYRDGGTNNHTSILSLPESYEAGDLNYYDAFSKNMDANLAEADMESFRTEDIHALLTNLPPMCTDHLSQENNRQGECYASVSGSMMAKFDLESSISPHSSSQGDECSANSNSMSICKSELLFSPVKETPVPVNFSVDSLDCDLHDMMLTCQANKDNYTIAFEGSVTMYSEDSDYIDKDKSENSHHSDSSVWPSNVKNNTKVIDGAMTRSDSNSFTTWSKLKKLGSENILRKHPSGNNNNSTSETSHLGLTDTGAKSQSMPDLYKRKLKNMAAVSVQSKNSSTDSCTIKKRPVKLFDIQHQSNGNGSGSISEMATSVDVTFSDNANNKHANFSLVKLFMKQKSMSAEGMSTTMDQLSSSENWPVSQSGGSCYSESKDNLKISARDVSKTSNCEIMNELAESLSKLDLGNEETKKNINNNNNDNEKMNRSIQTSQFSEITNLKQANKLKSSDNTAKRFIKIIEPSFLTKLKKEGQVEKPVYVLYPDYVLPNLDFLNDKTISPELRLLPQKPTVATNKRRPFSCNDLESLKKKGFAHIQDWDSLNVLLPYEYRKILSEIPEVSQHIKKPSFVQNKFPKRRPLSCEIINQSSSSSTTTQPSSGYRGSSSLLTDSQNSPVPNTNPLFVYRYDSVTSSEASLLNSEKQRSITTTAQIRTQEECLPPRPPLPRGILRKGIEKIEANKRYSMYETSEEETNEDPTYKRKSLPEPYYLIRNKRFSETEDEGVDAGTSSSSLDEHPDSLPHTDVSNMSIDELAQLEEFLKLSGISATDQEELTEKNLGQLRSYVSKFLTLKINQENGEHFGGKKCVSFAEKVNVLPKYLESKQFIPPNNSPNVSAFIQQKNYQTKKLSEQPICEENENSPNYSSPQTTPIHLNKTLSDNLIQKRSLISAVTDAVEQIMHHFSLASNQMELNALGDSSTNPACAKLCLTTLCPALYAVLSDGLKPNLETSFGAIHNSVWQVVEASAQQGPLTKALHDLVMRINSEDAITEGLVKFNAFVFGLLNVRSLDAWTSFLRTRESVLKKHYTADSLLVMSHTGGANVRSLLDTMVTALQPLAFLPFQFDLLFEFKQLHQSFKRMDSYNQSFSPTHKHSPSPNFKQFNSTKMDVSRSRSNSESEEVLTVKNYSPLESQLPDVINTSPVSKSKLRLERPRSCVESAGTAHPNFKLGENINDIAKKRWSGIALTSKLYQAFDKLAKEDEEYIDSLENTKIDKNDEPESLDSNFSDEKPINGKRFKKLQQKWEKLSGHNPLESPPSSPTHAVKSKIPRPITSPIKPSGIPIPVTNAKIGKKITAQPKNVAINIKNSPAKRNNAPNTRTSRVDQLDNPHDIVRHPQRPSSLPYSKPTQQNGKTTKITPPRRAASSSLSRRPVTQTNVPKLTVIIDSRYLDDSYRLFGGYYSP; encoded by the exons GTAAAGGTATGACCGAGGTGGGGGTAATCCGGGGTAGTCCGGACTCGGACTGCAATAGCAACCACCATGGATCATCCAGTTACCTTAGCAATACATCTTCCCAAGACATCGACTTTATACAAGATAATTCTGATTACCAATGGTTTATCGATTACGG ATACAGAGATGGAGGCACCAACAACCACACGAGTATTCTCTCCTTGCCGGAATCCTACGAAGCAGGCGATTTGAATTACTACGACGCTTTTTCTAAAAACATGGACGCTAATTTGGCCGAAGCCGATATGGAAAGTTTTCGTACCGAAGATATACACGCTCTATTGACCAATTTACCGCCAATGTGCACGGATCATTTAAGTCAAGAG AATAATCGTCAAGGGGAATGTTACGCCAGCGTATCGGGATCGATGATGGCGAAATtcgatctggaaagttccatcAGTCCGCACAGTAGTTCCCAAGGTGACGAATGTTCGGCCAATTCTAATTCGATGTCTATATGCAAATCGGAATTGCTCTTTAGTCCAGTGAAAGAAACACCGGTACCAGTTAATTTCAGCGTTGATTCACTGGACTGCGATTTGCACGACATGATGTTAACCTGTCAAGCCAACAAGGATAATTATACCATAGCCTTCGAAGGATCAGTTACCATGTATTCCGAAGACAGTGATTACATCGATAAAG ATAAATCTGAGAATTCTCATCATTCTGATAGTTCTGTTTGGCCGAGTAACGTCAAGAACAATACGAAAGTGATCGATGGTGCTATGACTCGATCTGATTCGAATAGTTTTACTACTTGGAGCAAATTGAAGAAACTCGGTAGCGAAAATATACTCAGAAAACATCCTTCGGGAAACAATAATAATTCGACGAGTGAAACTAGTCATTTAGGATTAACCGATACGGGTGCAAAAAGTCAAAGCATGCCGGACCTGTACAAACGGAAGTTGAAGAATATGGCGGCTGTTAGTGTGCAATCAAAAAATAGTTCG ACCGACAGTTGCACGATAAAAAAACGTCCCGTTAAACTTTTCGATATTCAACATCAATCGAACGGCAACGGAAGCGGTAGTATATCCGAAATGGCGACTTCCGTCGACGTCACTTTCAGCGATAACGCCAACAACAAACACGCGAACTTCAGTCTCGTGAAATtgtttatgaaacaaaaaagtatgAGCGCCGAAGGTATGTCTACCACCATGGACCAATTATCCTCTTCGGAAAATTGGCCCGTAAGCCAATCGGGCGGAAGTTGTTATTCGGAATCTaaagataatttgaaaattagtgCTCGAGACGTTTCGAAAACGTCAAATTGCGAAATAATGAACGAATTGGCGGAAAGTTTATCTAAACTCGATTTGGGTAATGAGGaaacgaagaaaaatattaacaacaataataacGATAACGAAAAAATGAATAGAAGTATACAGACGTCGCAATTTTCCGAAATAACGAATTTAAAACAAGCTAACAAATTAAAATCGTCGGACAATACTGCTAAaagattcataaaaataatagaacCGTCGTTTttgactaaattaaaaaaagaggGCCAAGTCGAAAAACCGGTGTACGTTTTATACCCCGATTACGTTTTACCGAATTTGGATTTCCTCAACGACAAAACCATATCACCCGAACTACGTTTGTTACCCCAAAAACCGACCGTCGCAACAAATAAACGCAGACCGTTCAGTTGTAACGATTTGGAATCCCTAAAGAAAAAAGGTTTCGCCCACATACAAGATTGGGATTCGTTAAACGTCTTACTACCGTACGAATACCGTAAAATCCTATCGGAAATACCGGAAGTATCCCAACATATCAAAAAACCTTCATTCGTACAAAACAAATTCCCCAAAAGGAGACCTTTAAGTTGCGAGATAATAAATCAATCATCTAGTTCGAGTACTACGACACAACCGAGCTCAGGTTACAGAGGATCTTCCAGTTTATTGACCGATTCCCAAAACAGTCCGGTACCCAACACCAATCCCTTATTCGTTTATCGGTACGACAGCGTAACCAGCTCCGAAGCTAGTTTATTAAACAGCGAAAAACAACGCAGTATAACAACAACGGCTCAAATAAGAACGCAGGAGGAATGTCTACCGCCGAGACCTCCGCTTCCGAGGGGAATACTAAGAAAAGGAATCGAAAAG aTCGAAGCGAATAAGCGTTACAGCATGTACGAAACCAGCGAAGAAGAAACCAACGAAGATCCGACttataaaagaaaatctttACCGGAACCCTATTATCTAATTCGGAATAAACGTTTTTCGGAAACTGAAGACGAAGGTGTAGACGCCGGAACGTCGAGTAGCAGCTTGGACGAGCATCCGGATAGTCTACCGCACACCGACGTCTCTAATATGAGCATCGACGAATTGGCGCAACTGgaggaatttttgaaattgagcgGAATCTCCGCGACGGATCAAGAAGAATTGACCGAAAAAAATTTGGGACAATTGCGATCGTACGTCAGTAAATTTTTAACGTTGAAAATTAATCAGGAGAACGGCGAACATTTCGGCGGGAAAAAGTGCGTCAGTTTCGCCGAAAAGGTTAACGTTTTACctaaatatttggaaagtaaACAGTTTATACCGCCGAATAATTCGCCGAACGTTTCGGcttttatacaacaaaaaaattatcag actAAAAAGTTGAGCGAACAACCGATATGCGAAGAAAACGAAAACAGTCCGAATTACTCCAGCCCCCAAACGACTCCGATTCATCTAAACAAAACTTTATCCGATAATTTAATACAAAAGCGATCGCTTATAAGCGCAGTAACCGACGCAGTCGAACAAATAATGCACCATTTCTCATTAGCATCCAACCAAATGGAATTGAACGCACTTGGGGATTCGAGTACGAACCCCGCATGCGCTAAATTGTGTCTAACCACGCTATGTCCGGCTTTATACGCCGTTTTGAGCGACGGATTAAAACCTAATTTGGAAACCAGCTTCGGAGCTATACACAATTCGGTGTGGCAAGTAGTAGAGGCTTCCGCTCAACAAGGACCTCTCACCAAAGCCCTACACGATTTGGTAATGAGAATAAACAGCGAAGACGCAATTACCGAAGGTCTAGTCAAATTCAACGCTTTCGTTTTCGGTTTGCTCAACGTTAGATCTTTGGACGCGTGGACCAGCTTTTTGAGAACCAGAGAAAGCGTACTCAAAAAACATTACACCGCCGATTCTCTATTGGTGATGTCGCATACCGGAGGTGCTAACGTTAGATCTCTGCTGGATACTATGGTCACCGCTTTACAACCCCTCGCCTTTTTACCCTTTCAATTCGATTTACTTTTCGAATTTAAACAACTACATCAAAGTTTCAAGAGGATGGATTCTTACAATCAATCTTTCAGTCCCACCCACAAG CATTCCCCGTCTCCTAATTTCAAACAATTCAATTCTACCAAAATGGATGTATCTCGATCGAGATCGAATTCTGAATCAGAAGAAGTTTTGACCGTGAAAAATTATTCGCCGTTAGAATCACAGCTTCCGGACGTTATAAATACGTCACCCGTATCTAAATCgaaattgaggttagaaagaCCTAGATCGTGCGTCGAAAGCGCCGGTACGGCTCACCCCAATTTCAAATTAGGCGAAAATATTAACGATATAGCGAAAAAACGTTGGTCTGGTATCGCTTTGACTTCGAAATTATACCAAGCTTTCGATAAATTAGCAAAAGAAGACGAGGAATATATAGACAGTTTGGAAAATactaaaatcgataaaaacgaCGAACCGGAATCGCTCGATTCGAATTTTTCGGACGAAAAACCGATCAACGGCAAAAG GTTCAAAAAGTTGCAACAGAAATGGGAAAAATTGAGCGGACATAATCCGTTGGAATCCCCGCCGTCTTCGCCCACTCACGCGGTAAAATCGAAAATACCGCGTCCGATAACATCCCCGATAAAACCGTCCGGCATACCGATCCCAGTTACCAACGCAAAAATCGGCAAGAAAATAACCGCCCAACCGAAAAACGTCgctattaatatcaaaaattcccCAGCGAAAAGAAACAACGCGCCAAATACGAG AACTAGTAGGGTGGATCAACTGGACAATCCTCACGACATAGTCAGACACCCGCAGAGACCCAGCAGTTTACCGTACAGTAAACCGACACAACAAAATGGTAAAACCACCAAAATTACCCCGCCCAGAAGGGCAGCTTCGAGTTCGTTGAGCAGAAGACCCGTAACGCAAACTAACGTACCAAA GTTAACGGTAATAATTGATTCGCGTTACTTGGATGACTCATATCGACTTTTTGGTGGTTACTATAGTCCTTAA